A section of the Phycodurus eques isolate BA_2022a chromosome 4, UOR_Pequ_1.1, whole genome shotgun sequence genome encodes:
- the gnb3a gene encoding guanine nucleotide-binding protein G(I)/G(S)/G(T) subunit beta-3a: MGEMEQLRKEADNLKDQITAARKAVQDTTLQESVAGINVVGRVQLKTRKTLRGHLAKIYAMHWSTDSKLCVSASQDGKLIVWDSITTNKVNAIPLKSSWVMTCAYAPSGNLVACGGLDNMCSIYNLKGKDGNVKVMRELAAHTGYLSCCRFISDSEIITSSGDCTCVLWDIETGTQKTIFAGHQGDCMSLAVSPDFKFFISGACDFTAKLWDIREGNCRQTFGGHESDINAIGFFPNGNAVITGSDDATCKLYDLRADQELLTYQDSSIMCGVTSLAPSLSGRLILAGYDDFNVNIWDSLKAERVGVLAGHDNRVSCIGVSSDGMACCTGSWDSFLKIWN, translated from the exons GCAGCGCGTAAGGCCGTGCAGGACACAACCCTGCAGGAGTCCGTGGCCGGTATCAATGTGGTGGGCCGCGTCCAGTTGAAGACCAGGAAAACACTCAGGGGTCACCTCGCCAAGATCTACGCAATGCACTGGTCCACTGACTCCAA GCTGTGCGTGAGCGCATCACAAGATGGGAAGCTTATTGTGTGGGACAGCATCACGACAAACAAG GTGAACGCCATCCCGCTCAAGTCGTCGTGGGTGATGACGTGTGCCTACGCCCCGTCTGGCAACCTGGTGGCGTGCGGCGGCCTGGACAACATGTGCTCCATCTACAACCTCAAGGGCAAGGACGGCAATGTCAAGGTCATGCGCGAGCTGGCGGCGCACACAG gtTACCTGTCCTGCTGTCGTTTCATCAGCGACAGCGAGATCATCACCAGCTCTGGAGACTGCACTTG CGTGCTATGGGACATCGAGACGGGCACCCAGAAGACTATCTTCGCAGGGCACCAAGGAGACTGCATGTCCTTGGCCGTGTCCCCGGATTTCAAGTTCTTCATCTCGGGAGCGTGCGACTTCACGGCAAAGCTGTGGGACATTCGAGAGGGCAACTGCAGACAGACCTTCGGGGGCCACGAGAGCGACATCAACGCCATCGGG TTCTTCCCCAACGGCAACGCGGTCATCACGGGTTCCGACGACGCCACCTGTAAGCTGTACGACCTGAGGGCAGACCAGGAGCTCCTCACCTACCAGGACTCCAGCATCATGTGCGGCGTCACCTCGCTGGCCCCCTCCCTGTCGGGACGTCTCATCCTGGCTGGATACGATGACTTCAACGTCAACATTTGGGACTCGCTTAAAGCAGAGAGAGTGG GAGTGCTGGCCGGCCACGACAACCGAGTGAGCTGCATCGGCGTATCCTCCGACGGCATGGCGTGCTGCACGGGATCCTGGGACAGCTTTCTCAAGATTTGGAACTGA